AATATCACCTACAATAATAACAGCAATAATGGCTTTCAAGCCAAAGGCAATAGGTTCTTCTGAAAAGCCGTGAAGCTTTGCGCCTTCAGGTATTACCGCCTCCAACCTCTGCTTTAATGTTTCCAGGTCAGTCTCCACGCCTGCAGGCATGATCTTCATTTTAGCTGCTACATCACCCATTGTTTTCACGGTCCCTGGAATCCACAACCCGGACATGAATATGTATTGCTCTGATGCCTACACATTACGCATCTTCCTATTTCTCTTCCACATGAAGGGCATGGGAAGCGAATATATCCTTTCTCAATAAGTTTAACTCCGCATGAAATGCAGCTATCTGCTTGTGCCATCTTCTGATTCTCCTTTTTTGGATTTCGATAGTAGTATGATTATATTGACTTAAAACTTGCTCTAACCTGATATCAAAGTACCCACTGTTGTGTCGCCATCCAGGGCTGCAAGCACACGAGAAGGATATTTACCATTAACCATCATGCAGTCCATGTTATGTTCAACTAAAAAAGAAGGCAGACCCTTATCCACACAGGTAGCATCCCTGTCCACCAGGTCAGCTGCATTGACCTGTGATAACAGGTCCCCATCAATATAAATTCCGTCCACATCGGTAACCTTTATCAGGCTTCTACCGCTTTTCCGGGCAACCCAGGCAGAAATGGTATCTGAAGTTACATCCCAGGAATGGTCCAGACCACTGTTAATCTTGTGCAGCAATTGGTATGGCAATAGAATGTTTACACCGGTGTTCTTGCTCTCCAGGTCCTCGGAAAATGAGATCCCTGTCCTGTCTGCAAGGTAATATGCATATTGTTCCATTGCCAGTACCGCCATCCAGTGAGCCGCTTCATCAGAAATTCCTGCTGTCGCCTGGAATGTACGAATATTATTGGCGAATACGGCACCCCCGGGAACAATTAGAACAGACCGGTTTTCCTTTTTAGCATGTTCATTGATTTTGTTAATAAGATTAGACACACAATCAATGAGACTGCCTCCTAATTTCAATACTACATCGGAGTTCATTGTCAAGATTATTGGAAAGCTAATTATATAAAATGCACCTAAAAATGAGAAAACCCTGAGATACCTGGCAAATATATTTCAGGTTAAACACATAATAGCAATTCATATGTTTGATCCTTACCAGATCCGCCAGGATTTCCCTGTCCTTGAAAATGTAGTATATCTTGACAGCGCA
This sequence is a window from Methanosarcinales archaeon. Protein-coding genes within it:
- a CDS encoding elongation factor 1-beta codes for the protein MGDVAAKMKIMPAGVETDLETLKQRLEAVIPEGAKLHGFSEEPIAFGLKAIIAVIIVGDIEGGTEQVEEAFAAVDEVESVSVVELGRL
- a CDS encoding DUF1610 domain-containing protein translates to MAQADSCISCGVKLIEKGYIRFPCPSCGREIGRCVMCRHQSNTYSCPGCGFQGP
- a CDS encoding amino acid kinase gives rise to the protein MNSDVVLKLGGSLIDCVSNLINKINEHAKKENRSVLIVPGGAVFANNIRTFQATAGISDEAAHWMAVLAMEQYAYYLADRTGISFSEDLESKNTGVNILLPYQLLHKINSGLDHSWDVTSDTISAWVARKSGRSLIKVTDVDGIYIDGDLLSQVNAADLVDRDATCVDKGLPSFLVEHNMDCMMVNGKYPSRVLAALDGDTTVGTLISG